A single region of the Nocardioides ochotonae genome encodes:
- a CDS encoding peptide chain release factor 3, with protein sequence MSDTRPRRTFAVISHPDAGKSTLTEALALHARVITEAGAVHGKGDRRATVSDWMAMEKARGISITSAALQFVYRDHVINLVDTPGHSDFSEDTYRVLSAVDSAVMLVDAGKGLEPQTLKLFKVCALRGIPVITVINKWDRPGLSPLELMDEIERRIKLRPTPLTWPVGEAGDFRGVLDRRTGEFVKYTRTAGGATIAPERRMSSSEVDETDAGVWADAVEEHELLTLDEADHDQERFLAGATTPVMFASALQNFGVAQLLDLLLELAPGPSATAGVDGTVREVDDDFSAFVFKVQSGMNNAHRDRLAYARVVSGRFERGMVVTHAATGRPFATKYAQSVFGRDTASVDHASPGDIIGFVNAQALRVGDTVYVGDPIEYPPVPSFAPEHFMAASAGDIGRYKQFRRGIEQLDQEGVVQVLRSDLRGDQSPVLAAVGPLQFEVVEDRMKNEFNSPIRFSRLDYQVARITDADGALALRGKRGVEVLQRTDGTHLALFVDQWRANVTARDNPDIRLEALPAGGS encoded by the coding sequence GTGTCCGACACCCGTCCCCGCCGTACGTTCGCCGTCATCAGCCACCCTGACGCCGGCAAGTCCACCCTCACCGAGGCGCTCGCGCTGCACGCGCGGGTGATCACCGAGGCCGGCGCGGTCCACGGCAAGGGCGACCGACGAGCCACCGTCTCGGACTGGATGGCGATGGAGAAGGCGCGCGGGATCTCGATCACCTCGGCGGCCCTGCAGTTCGTCTACCGCGACCACGTGATCAACCTGGTCGACACCCCCGGCCACAGCGACTTCTCCGAGGACACCTACCGGGTGCTCTCCGCCGTCGACTCCGCGGTGATGCTGGTCGACGCCGGCAAGGGGCTGGAGCCGCAGACGCTCAAGCTGTTCAAGGTGTGCGCACTGCGCGGCATCCCGGTCATCACCGTGATCAACAAGTGGGACCGACCCGGCCTCTCCCCGCTGGAGCTGATGGACGAGATCGAGCGCCGGATCAAGCTGCGCCCGACCCCGCTGACCTGGCCGGTCGGCGAGGCCGGCGACTTCCGCGGCGTGCTGGACCGTCGTACCGGGGAGTTCGTGAAGTACACCCGCACCGCCGGCGGCGCCACGATCGCCCCGGAGCGCCGGATGTCCTCGAGCGAAGTGGACGAGACCGACGCCGGTGTCTGGGCCGACGCGGTCGAGGAGCACGAGCTGCTCACCCTCGACGAGGCCGACCACGACCAGGAGCGCTTCCTCGCCGGCGCCACCACGCCGGTGATGTTCGCCTCCGCACTGCAGAACTTCGGTGTCGCCCAGCTGCTCGACCTGCTGCTGGAGCTCGCGCCCGGCCCGAGCGCGACCGCGGGCGTCGACGGCACCGTGCGCGAGGTCGACGACGACTTCAGCGCCTTCGTCTTCAAGGTCCAGTCGGGCATGAACAACGCCCACCGCGACCGGCTGGCCTACGCCCGGGTGGTCTCCGGCCGGTTCGAGCGCGGCATGGTCGTGACCCACGCGGCCACCGGCCGCCCGTTCGCGACCAAGTACGCCCAGTCGGTCTTCGGGCGCGACACGGCCTCGGTGGACCACGCCTCCCCCGGCGACATCATCGGGTTCGTCAACGCCCAGGCGCTCCGCGTGGGCGACACCGTCTACGTCGGCGACCCGATCGAGTACCCGCCCGTCCCGAGCTTCGCGCCCGAGCACTTCATGGCCGCCAGCGCCGGCGACATCGGCCGCTACAAGCAGTTCCGCCGCGGCATCGAGCAGCTCGACCAAGAAGGCGTCGTGCAGGTGCTGCGCTCGGACCTGCGCGGCGACCAGAGCCCGGTGCTCGCCGCCGTCGGCCCGCTGCAGTTCGAGGTCGTCGAGGACCGGATGAAGAACGAGTTCAACTCCCCCATCCGCTTCTCCCGGCTGGACTACCAGGTCGCCCGCATCACCGACGCCGACGGCGCCCTGGCGCTGCGCGGCAAGCGCGGCGTGGAGGTCCTCCAGCGCACCGACGGCACCCACCTGGCGCTCTTCGTCGACCAGTGGCGCGCCAACGTGACCGCGCGCGACAACCCCGACATCCGCCTCGAGGCGCTCCCGGCCGGCGGGAGCTGA
- a CDS encoding sigma-70 family RNA polymerase sigma factor, whose translation MFYGPGFIESVFSTMSDRVDLPEDLEVETIRAAQAGDHGAQLRLVQAYAPALRRLATTFLRRFPAEERAAATEDVRAEALVAFLGMIQDHDLERSPRLAGRVVQVVTGALRHAARLDASMAVPSRTLSRFYTILGKVDGDVDLARAIAPDYAMAVTTFDEVLRIVRGTVPLSDEDDEGGWLVAAPLADGQGSLSEVEDALMVAHALRVLSSDERQVVRYAYGFETGEPLSDAGVVQAMSEAALGREAVDAGQTVVSRQTVQRRRGAALARMREALGAPPI comes from the coding sequence ATGTTCTACGGACCGGGCTTCATCGAGTCGGTCTTTAGCACCATGTCCGACCGGGTCGACCTGCCCGAGGACCTTGAGGTCGAGACGATCCGCGCCGCGCAGGCTGGCGACCACGGCGCGCAACTGCGCCTAGTCCAGGCGTACGCCCCGGCCCTGCGGCGACTTGCCACGACGTTCCTGCGCCGGTTCCCTGCTGAGGAGCGCGCGGCTGCGACTGAGGACGTACGCGCGGAGGCCCTGGTGGCGTTCCTGGGCATGATCCAGGATCACGACCTCGAGCGGTCGCCGCGGCTGGCCGGTCGCGTCGTCCAGGTCGTGACCGGTGCCCTGCGCCACGCCGCGCGGCTGGACGCCTCTATGGCCGTGCCGTCACGGACCCTGTCGCGGTTCTACACGATCCTGGGCAAGGTCGACGGCGACGTAGACCTGGCCCGCGCGATCGCCCCCGACTACGCGATGGCCGTCACGACCTTTGACGAGGTCCTGCGGATCGTGCGCGGCACCGTGCCCCTGAGCGATGAGGACGACGAGGGCGGCTGGCTCGTGGCTGCGCCCCTGGCCGACGGACAGGGCTCCCTGTCTGAGGTCGAGGACGCCCTCATGGTCGCCCATGCGCTGCGTGTCCTGAGCTCCGACGAGCGGCAGGTGGTCCGGTACGCCTATGGGTTTGAGACCGGCGAGCCGCTGAGTGACGCGGGCGTCGTCCAGGCCATGAGCGAGGCCGCCCTGGGCCGTGAGGCCGTCGACGCCGGACAGACCGTTGTATCCCGCCAAACCGTCCAGCGGCGACGCGGCGCTGCACTGGCGCGTATGCGTGAGGCCCTGGGCGCACCCCCGATCTGA
- a CDS encoding DNA polymerase: MRPPSLSWGGGRPLLGPITKGPPALHTYRHTLAGSEVAIYFPETEDDLAGFDAFLARGDKVLGLDTETTNLNVYAPGFAVRLVQLGNDREAWVLRADRFRDHIVRALRQPRRFTVHNASFDLQVIDRALGVPIEDLAPRTFDTRILAHLLDPRQRHEGGTGLALKELSEVYVDPSAPDTQAGLHEVFRRDYRATKETGWAVIDVDHPTYVRYAGLDPILARRLFDELLPLVRDVGLDRLSVFEHRLQALLAMMQRRGVLLDVPYIQDLKGRLGDEAEHYRQAAARYGVANVNSTAQIAEALTAMGEDLTERTPSGALKVDKGVLLPLADLDTQWQRIEARTPNPLADAVLRAKRADKWSTSYAQAFLDLRDDRDRLHPMIGALQARTARMSISNPPLQQLPSSDWTIRRGVIADPGQVIVAADYQAVEMRVLAALSGDERMIQAILDGEDLHSFTARMVYGPEFTKAHRKISKAVGFGKVFGGGAATIQRQTGADLEAVRTALRGYDETFPGIRRFAQRLQNRADYGKREVVTPTGRHLPLDRDRLYAATNYIVQSTSRDLLAQAIVDIHEAGLGEHLLLPVHDELIAQAPADVAEDVIQEIGRLMESTFGGVPIVSEPEVYGRSWGSGYGCPPEADAA, from the coding sequence CTGCGGCCCCCGTCCCTGTCCTGGGGCGGGGGTCGCCCCCTGCTGGGACCGATAACGAAAGGACCCCCCGCCCTGCACACCTACCGGCACACCCTGGCCGGGTCTGAGGTCGCTATCTACTTTCCTGAGACCGAGGACGACCTGGCCGGTTTCGATGCGTTCCTGGCCCGCGGCGACAAGGTCCTGGGCCTGGACACCGAGACCACCAATCTCAACGTCTACGCCCCCGGTTTCGCCGTCCGGCTGGTCCAGCTCGGAAACGACCGTGAGGCCTGGGTCCTGCGCGCCGACCGGTTCCGCGACCACATCGTGCGCGCCCTGAGGCAGCCGCGACGGTTCACCGTCCACAACGCCTCCTTTGACCTCCAGGTAATCGACCGCGCCCTGGGCGTGCCGATCGAGGACCTGGCCCCGCGCACCTTTGACACGCGGATCCTCGCGCACCTACTGGACCCCCGGCAGCGCCATGAGGGCGGCACCGGCCTGGCCCTCAAGGAGTTGTCGGAGGTCTACGTGGACCCGTCGGCCCCTGACACTCAAGCGGGCTTGCACGAGGTATTCCGCCGCGACTACCGCGCAACCAAGGAGACCGGCTGGGCTGTCATCGACGTCGACCACCCGACCTACGTGCGCTACGCCGGTCTGGATCCCATCCTGGCGCGCCGGTTGTTTGACGAGCTGCTGCCCCTGGTGCGCGACGTCGGCCTGGACCGCCTGTCTGTCTTCGAGCACCGGCTACAGGCGCTGCTAGCGATGATGCAACGGCGCGGCGTCCTGCTGGACGTGCCCTACATCCAGGACCTGAAGGGTCGTCTGGGCGATGAGGCCGAGCACTACCGGCAGGCCGCGGCACGCTACGGCGTCGCCAACGTCAACTCCACGGCGCAGATCGCTGAGGCCCTGACCGCGATGGGTGAGGACCTGACCGAGCGGACCCCGTCGGGTGCGCTCAAGGTCGACAAGGGCGTTCTCCTGCCCCTGGCCGACCTGGACACGCAGTGGCAGCGCATCGAGGCCCGCACGCCTAACCCGCTGGCCGACGCCGTCCTACGCGCGAAGCGGGCGGACAAGTGGTCGACCTCGTACGCGCAGGCGTTCCTAGACCTGCGCGACGACCGCGACCGGCTGCACCCGATGATTGGCGCACTACAGGCGCGCACGGCGCGTATGTCGATCAGTAACCCGCCCCTCCAGCAACTGCCCTCGTCGGACTGGACGATCCGCCGCGGCGTCATCGCCGACCCTGGACAGGTCATCGTCGCCGCCGACTATCAGGCCGTCGAGATGCGCGTCCTGGCTGCCCTGTCCGGCGACGAGCGCATGATCCAGGCGATCCTCGACGGTGAGGACCTGCACTCATTTACCGCACGAATGGTCTACGGGCCGGAGTTCACGAAGGCGCACCGCAAGATTAGCAAGGCCGTCGGATTTGGAAAGGTGTTCGGCGGGGGCGCGGCGACGATCCAGCGTCAGACCGGTGCCGACCTCGAGGCCGTGAGGACCGCCCTGCGCGGGTACGACGAGACCTTCCCTGGCATCCGCCGCTTCGCGCAGCGCCTACAGAACCGGGCCGACTACGGGAAGCGTGAGGTCGTGACCCCGACCGGTCGGCACCTGCCGCTGGACCGCGACCGCCTGTACGCCGCCACTAACTACATCGTCCAGTCCACGTCCCGCGATCTGCTGGCGCAGGCGATCGTCGACATCCACGAGGCCGGCCTGGGCGAGCACCTACTGCTGCCGGTCCATGACGAGCTGATCGCGCAGGCCCCCGCCGACGTCGCCGAAGACGTCATCCAGGAGATCGGGCGACTCATGGAGTCGACCTTCGGGGGCGTCCCGATCGTGTCTGAGCCTGAGGTCTATGGGCGGTCCTGGGGATCCGGCTACGGCTGCCCGCCCGAGGCCGACGCCGCCTGA
- a CDS encoding DUF7169 domain-containing protein has product MRDLIELVAAVRTETDALAALLPDAAARQWSASPVPRPREDTTERATGGPASDPTADTVLDPRRLAVRDTVARSRQVLRETVDRVHAVRVAMTLAVDRYDGDA; this is encoded by the coding sequence GTGCGTGACCTAATCGAGCTGGTCGCCGCAGTCCGCACCGAAACCGACGCCCTGGCCGCCCTGCTGCCCGACGCCGCGGCGCGGCAGTGGTCGGCGTCGCCCGTGCCCCGCCCCCGCGAGGACACCACCGAACGAGCCACCGGTGGCCCCGCGTCCGACCCGACCGCCGACACCGTCCTGGACCCGCGCCGCCTGGCCGTGCGCGACACCGTCGCCCGGTCCCGGCAGGTCCTGCGCGAGACGGTCGACCGCGTCCACGCCGTCCGCGTCGCCATGACTCTGGCCGTGGACCGCTACGACGGCGACGCCTAG
- a CDS encoding DNA cytosine methyltransferase — translation MDARSVDAIVLFSGPGGVCEGLRMAGMNKVVGVEHEPDAVATARAAGHAALLEDVRELDPREVADLYGLGADGRHLLIQASPPCQGLSMAGRGAGRKDLAALAAAVESGALGDCYDERSPLTIEVLRWIAALSPSFVMLEQVPAALVVWEAIGHKLEREGYSVWTGYVQAEQYGVPQTRKRAILLASRLGPVSAPTPTHSRYYSRSPERLDPDVLPWVSMSEALGWAAPGAPKGYLFGQHDRPIAAERAERVARRKADDNGPWVPHERDEPCDCPVTLSATNPRPNSAHRTPCMPSPTLAFGHERPRWNPRETLDDGSPRWNDQSGTPVDETWPDKRPATTVAGRGLVQNPGATANRYNGSTKSRNDGVRVSVAEAGVLQSFPADYPWQGSATSQFVQVGNAVPPLMQMRLTVHLLAGVAHSQESR, via the coding sequence GTGGACGCGCGTAGCGTGGACGCTATCGTATTGTTTTCGGGACCCGGCGGAGTCTGTGAAGGGCTCCGAATGGCTGGGATGAATAAGGTCGTTGGCGTCGAGCACGAGCCGGACGCCGTTGCTACGGCACGCGCGGCGGGCCATGCGGCTTTGCTGGAGGACGTCCGCGAGCTCGACCCGCGTGAGGTTGCCGACCTTTACGGGCTGGGAGCCGACGGGCGGCATTTGCTAATCCAGGCGTCTCCGCCGTGTCAGGGCCTTAGTATGGCTGGCCGTGGCGCGGGCCGTAAGGACCTGGCCGCGCTCGCCGCTGCTGTCGAGTCTGGCGCGCTGGGAGATTGTTACGACGAGCGTTCACCGCTCACTATCGAAGTGCTCCGCTGGATTGCGGCCCTGTCGCCTTCCTTTGTGATGCTGGAGCAGGTTCCCGCCGCTCTCGTGGTTTGGGAGGCAATCGGCCACAAGCTGGAGCGCGAAGGCTATAGCGTCTGGACCGGATATGTGCAGGCGGAGCAGTACGGCGTTCCCCAGACGCGAAAGCGCGCTATTCTGCTCGCGTCTCGCCTAGGGCCGGTTAGCGCGCCGACTCCGACGCACTCCCGGTATTACTCCCGCTCTCCGGAGCGGCTCGACCCGGACGTTTTGCCGTGGGTCAGTATGTCGGAGGCGCTGGGCTGGGCCGCGCCCGGCGCTCCGAAGGGTTACCTTTTTGGCCAGCACGATCGGCCGATCGCGGCGGAGCGGGCCGAGCGTGTGGCACGTCGAAAGGCGGACGATAACGGGCCCTGGGTTCCGCACGAGCGCGACGAGCCGTGCGACTGTCCGGTAACGCTTAGCGCGACAAATCCGCGCCCGAATTCCGCGCACCGTACGCCGTGCATGCCGTCGCCGACTCTGGCATTCGGCCACGAGCGCCCGCGCTGGAACCCGCGCGAGACGCTGGACGACGGTTCTCCGCGCTGGAATGACCAGAGCGGGACGCCGGTAGATGAGACCTGGCCGGATAAGCGACCCGCTACGACTGTCGCCGGTCGTGGACTCGTGCAGAATCCGGGCGCGACGGCCAACCGCTATAACGGCTCCACAAAGTCCCGTAATGATGGCGTACGCGTGTCCGTCGCGGAGGCTGGCGTACTCCAGAGCTTCCCAGCGGATTATCCGTGGCAGGGCAGCGCTACTAGCCAATTCGTCCAGGTTGGCAATGCCGTCCCGCCGCTTATGCAAATGCGCCTCACTGTTCACCTGCTGGCCGGCGTCGCGCATTCCCAGGAATCCCGCTAG
- the nrdJ gene encoding ribonucleoside-triphosphate reductase, adenosylcobalamin-dependent, which yields MFDLANLPAPNWGPTGETVFTRTYARPNPDGSPETWAETVRRVVVGNLGLVYGDPETWPADVVDEARLLFDYIYHFKILPAGRHLWASGVKGRQFLFNCHVSGWGDTFAGHFAFTFLRLMEGGGVGANYSSRFLTRYGAPRRRLRLHIVADPEHADYDAMREAGLLSDEYAADWPGAYRIEDTREGWAAALVDLIETYFADDVRHPNRVYDVSLVRPRGARLRTFGGTASGPLPLAELLATVVEVLNRAADAGQITPLDAMSMDHAVGKCVVAGGVRRSARMSIVHWADPWIHDFIACKSDPAQHWTTNISVEIDEDFLRLIANPDDADDPARVELARAVHRAVVDGMLRNGEPGYWNSTLSNVGEPGYVEATNPCGEIALQAWENCCLSNVCLEAFVHPDGQGYDEAGLFMAHRLAARFLIRATFGDVTDDAQAARIARNRRIGVGHLGVQGFLVRLGIRYSDAPHIPEVAALLAELRDTVRAEARGYAFGLRIPEPVKVTTVAPTGTVAKLPGATEGIHPIYARYFIRRVRFSTLRPEEVAQVEQFRAEGYHVEPCLYAPNTLVVSIPTKERLVEAVEALGRPAELVESADELSLDALLAFQAMYQTYYADNAVSYTVNVPEGRYDVDYVADTLAGWLPLLKGTTMMPDGTRPQSPYERLTREQFEALTVAAVVDDSYDEACASGACPIK from the coding sequence TTGTTCGACCTTGCCAACCTGCCTGCCCCGAACTGGGGACCGACTGGCGAGACTGTGTTTACCCGCACCTACGCCCGCCCCAACCCTGACGGTAGTCCTGAGACCTGGGCTGAGACCGTGCGGCGCGTCGTCGTGGGCAACCTGGGGCTCGTCTACGGCGACCCTGAGACCTGGCCCGCCGACGTCGTCGATGAGGCGCGGCTCCTGTTCGACTACATCTACCACTTCAAGATCCTGCCCGCGGGTCGCCACCTGTGGGCGTCCGGCGTCAAGGGTCGGCAATTTCTGTTCAACTGCCACGTCTCTGGGTGGGGCGACACGTTCGCCGGTCACTTTGCGTTCACCTTCCTGCGCCTCATGGAGGGCGGTGGCGTCGGCGCGAACTACTCATCGCGCTTCCTGACCCGCTACGGCGCGCCCCGGCGTCGCCTGCGGCTGCACATCGTGGCCGACCCCGAACACGCCGACTATGACGCCATGCGCGAGGCGGGGCTCCTGTCCGATGAGTACGCCGCCGACTGGCCCGGTGCCTACCGCATCGAGGACACCCGCGAGGGCTGGGCTGCCGCCCTGGTCGACCTGATCGAGACCTATTTCGCCGACGACGTCCGGCACCCGAACCGGGTCTACGACGTGTCCCTGGTCCGTCCTCGAGGCGCGCGGCTGCGCACGTTCGGCGGCACCGCGTCCGGCCCGCTGCCCCTGGCCGAGCTGCTGGCGACGGTGGTCGAGGTCCTCAACCGTGCCGCCGACGCCGGGCAGATCACGCCGCTGGACGCCATGTCGATGGATCACGCCGTGGGCAAGTGCGTTGTTGCTGGCGGCGTGCGTCGGTCCGCGCGCATGTCGATCGTCCACTGGGCCGACCCCTGGATCCACGACTTCATCGCGTGCAAGTCGGACCCGGCGCAGCACTGGACTACGAACATTTCGGTTGAGATTGACGAGGACTTCCTGCGCCTGATCGCCAACCCCGACGACGCCGACGACCCCGCCCGCGTCGAGCTGGCGCGCGCCGTGCATCGGGCCGTGGTCGACGGGATGCTGCGCAACGGTGAGCCGGGCTACTGGAATAGCACCCTGTCCAACGTCGGTGAGCCTGGCTACGTCGAGGCGACCAACCCGTGCGGTGAGATCGCCCTCCAGGCCTGGGAAAACTGCTGTCTCTCGAACGTCTGTTTGGAGGCGTTCGTCCACCCCGACGGGCAGGGCTACGACGAGGCCGGGCTGTTCATGGCGCACCGGCTGGCCGCGCGGTTCCTGATCCGCGCCACGTTCGGCGACGTCACCGACGACGCGCAGGCCGCGCGGATCGCCCGAAACCGGCGCATCGGCGTCGGGCACCTGGGCGTCCAGGGCTTCCTCGTCCGCCTGGGGATCCGCTATAGCGACGCCCCGCACATCCCTGAGGTCGCGGCGCTGCTGGCCGAGCTGCGGGACACCGTGCGCGCTGAGGCCCGCGGGTACGCCTTCGGGCTGCGGATCCCTGAGCCGGTCAAGGTCACGACCGTCGCGCCGACTGGCACGGTTGCCAAGCTCCCTGGCGCTACCGAGGGCATCCACCCGATCTACGCCCGTTACTTCATCCGGCGCGTGCGCTTCTCAACCCTGCGCCCTGAGGAGGTCGCGCAGGTCGAACAGTTCCGCGCCGAGGGCTACCACGTCGAGCCCTGCCTGTACGCGCCTAACACCCTGGTTGTGTCGATCCCAACCAAGGAGCGGCTCGTGGAGGCTGTTGAGGCCCTGGGCCGGCCTGCGGAGCTGGTTGAGTCCGCCGACGAACTGAGCCTCGACGCCCTGCTGGCGTTCCAGGCCATGTACCAGACCTACTACGCCGACAACGCCGTGTCCTACACCGTCAACGTCCCCGAGGGACGCTACGACGTGGACTACGTCGCCGACACCCTGGCCGGCTGGCTGCCGTTGCTCAAGGGCACGACCATGATGCCCGACGGCACCCGCCCGCAGTCGCCATACGAGCGCCTCACCCGCGAACAGTTCGAGGCCCTGACTGTCGCTGCGGTCGTGGATGACTCATACGACGAGGCCTGTGCGTCGGGGGCGTGCCCGATCAAGTAA
- a CDS encoding phage/plasmid primase, P4 family, which yields MTLDDLISRFDVVEHDPDGYRVHCPAHHDTDPSLRITVSEKGAVLVKCRAGCPTATVVAQLGLTMRDLATMTAGDSLDFRRAASTDRPASPADVARLAVDLDRWSAALADCPEVQDYAARRFGLTPADMERLGLGAADDLPGGVRLVVPFRDPDGVARGFQARALKRDAAVRWFGPRSPEGASWAKVAYFPGGANWDEVLITEGPGDSLTGAALGYDTIGVRGAGLASNPAVVEAIADMLDDRLAVICGDGDPAGRTFATTLSRELLARGKRVKVLPVPDDHDLTDWREVDPVRFPAQVIRAITDTREETTVAAVLRERDETRYPLTDLGNAYFARDFIAARGSGVKYSPEVGFFLLHGGVWRHDRLDRTRSLVQAAAQQVAELAADLSAASLAEPENTTKARVARHWAGWARYSQSSRGIESALKELAALRDVAMDVNDFDRHPDLLAVANGVVDLRTGTLRPHDPALLLTRRVEVDYDPDARCPRWDAFLREIFPAHPDLPDFMRRWVGYGITGRTDEQAFAVLWGTGANGKSVLTDTLTEVFRELTVTTPFSTFEEKSAGGIPNDLAALKGARLVMASEGDQGRPMAEAVLKRVTGRDLIAARFMRKEFFEFRPTFALMLATNYKPNFRGQDEGLWRRVKLVPFERYFAPHERDHRLGDTLLGERAGILAWAVRGAVEWFARGLEDPEVIRHATAEYRETSNALAGFLPGVFVVEDGERLTGKALFDAYLEWADEENLPGRERWTRRTFFAALEERGLVKRRAAAGVVFEGVRRARAADREEVGVTRAGQAPLAHSPTDTATAPGGPSLFDV from the coding sequence GTGACCCTCGACGACCTGATTTCACGCTTCGACGTAGTCGAGCACGACCCCGACGGCTACCGCGTCCACTGCCCCGCGCACCACGACACCGACCCGTCCCTGAGGATCACGGTTTCTGAGAAGGGCGCGGTTCTGGTCAAGTGCCGCGCCGGTTGCCCGACGGCGACGGTCGTGGCGCAGCTCGGCCTGACGATGCGCGACCTGGCGACCATGACCGCGGGCGATTCCCTGGACTTTCGCCGCGCGGCCTCGACGGACCGGCCCGCGTCGCCTGCCGACGTCGCCCGCCTGGCCGTCGACCTGGACCGGTGGTCGGCTGCCCTGGCCGACTGCCCTGAGGTCCAGGACTACGCCGCGCGCCGGTTCGGGCTGACCCCCGCGGACATGGAGCGCCTCGGGCTGGGCGCAGCCGACGACCTGCCCGGTGGCGTCCGGCTGGTCGTGCCGTTCCGTGACCCCGACGGCGTCGCCCGTGGTTTCCAGGCTCGAGCCCTCAAGCGGGACGCCGCCGTGCGGTGGTTCGGTCCGCGGTCGCCCGAGGGCGCGTCCTGGGCGAAGGTCGCCTACTTTCCTGGTGGCGCGAACTGGGACGAGGTCCTCATCACCGAGGGTCCTGGCGACTCACTGACCGGCGCGGCCCTGGGCTACGACACGATCGGCGTGCGTGGCGCAGGCCTGGCCTCTAACCCCGCCGTGGTCGAGGCGATCGCCGACATGTTGGACGACCGGCTGGCCGTAATCTGCGGCGACGGCGACCCCGCGGGTCGGACGTTCGCTACGACCCTGTCGCGCGAGTTGCTGGCCCGCGGCAAGCGGGTCAAGGTCCTGCCGGTCCCTGACGACCACGACCTGACCGACTGGCGTGAGGTCGACCCGGTCCGGTTCCCTGCGCAGGTCATTCGGGCGATCACTGACACCCGTGAGGAGACCACCGTCGCCGCCGTCCTGCGCGAACGTGACGAGACCCGCTACCCCCTGACCGACCTGGGCAACGCCTACTTCGCGCGCGACTTCATCGCCGCGCGCGGGTCTGGGGTCAAGTATTCGCCTGAGGTCGGTTTCTTCCTGCTGCACGGCGGGGTCTGGCGGCACGACCGACTGGACCGGACCCGCTCCCTGGTCCAGGCCGCGGCGCAGCAAGTCGCCGAACTGGCCGCCGACCTATCCGCGGCGTCCCTGGCTGAGCCTGAGAACACGACGAAGGCGCGGGTGGCCCGGCACTGGGCCGGATGGGCGCGCTATTCGCAATCGTCGCGCGGGATCGAGTCGGCACTCAAGGAGCTGGCGGCCCTGCGGGACGTGGCGATGGACGTCAACGACTTCGACCGACACCCCGACCTCCTGGCCGTCGCTAACGGCGTCGTGGACCTGCGCACCGGCACCCTGCGGCCCCACGACCCGGCGCTCCTGCTGACCCGGCGCGTCGAGGTCGACTACGACCCTGACGCCCGCTGCCCGCGGTGGGATGCGTTCCTGCGGGAGATCTTTCCTGCGCATCCCGACCTGCCCGACTTCATGCGCCGATGGGTCGGCTACGGGATCACAGGGCGCACCGACGAGCAGGCGTTCGCCGTCCTTTGGGGCACCGGCGCTAACGGTAAGTCTGTCCTAACCGACACCCTGACTGAGGTCTTTCGCGAGCTGACCGTCACGACGCCCTTCTCCACCTTTGAGGAGAAGTCTGCTGGCGGGATCCCGAACGACCTAGCGGCCCTCAAGGGCGCGCGGCTGGTCATGGCTAGCGAGGGCGATCAGGGGCGACCTATGGCTGAGGCCGTCCTCAAGCGGGTGACCGGGCGTGACCTGATCGCTGCCCGGTTCATGCGCAAAGAGTTCTTCGAGTTCCGCCCGACGTTCGCCCTCATGCTGGCGACGAACTACAAGCCCAACTTCCGCGGACAGGACGAGGGTCTGTGGCGTCGGGTGAAGCTGGTTCCGTTCGAGCGTTACTTTGCCCCCCATGAGCGCGACCACCGTCTAGGCGACACGCTGCTGGGCGAGCGCGCTGGGATCCTGGCGTGGGCTGTGCGGGGCGCGGTCGAGTGGTTTGCGCGTGGACTTGAGGACCCTGAGGTCATCCGGCACGCGACCGCCGAATACCGCGAGACGTCTAACGCCCTGGCCGGTTTCCTGCCCGGCGTATTCGTCGTCGAGGACGGCGAACGGCTGACCGGCAAAGCCCTCTTCGATGCCTACCTGGAATGGGCCGACGAGGAGAACCTGCCTGGCCGCGAACGTTGGACCCGCCGCACGTTCTTCGCCGCCCTTGAGGAGCGCGGGCTGGTCAAGCGGCGCGCAGCGGCGGGCGTTGTGTTTGAGGGCGTACGCCGTGCCCGCGCCGCCGACCGTGAGGAGGTCGGGGTCACACGGGCAGGACAGGCCCCGCTGGCGCACTCACCTACTGACACCGCGACGGCCCCTGGCGGTCCGTCCCTGTTCGACGTCTAA